In the genome of Plasmodium chabaudi chabaudi strain AS genome assembly, chromosome: 6, one region contains:
- a CDS encoding CIR protein, giving the protein MTEELCEAIKFADENVVFNSESQDYTFKDDIFKAFCSLSGKGECASDELKVGSGFMGLLEYVKSIDEEELDGDKLAQYAILWFSYKISQNKNIELIRGTMYGILKQNGWFGEHSDSIENRKDTMEIHFEYLNRLYRFLKGICETITNCKDSSTSSKCQDSAKKCSGLYRACLMQLPWREICNPYCSVLSNLKKDYDKLRENNKNIPELELTEGLSDCYGECSKQEKRYEEWLAAQKHLSGGSEIVTPTEDSLPGSSVIPTSINNGNKIPYIAVPLILIPIILGISYKYLTPVWRKKTKRKAMKKIINLSDQKKA; this is encoded by the exons ATGACTGAGGAATtg TGTGAAGCAATTAAATTTGCTGATGAAAATGTTGTCTTTAATTCAGAATCTCAAGATTATACGTTTAAAGATGATATATTCAAAGCTTTTTGTTCTCTCAGTGGAAAGGGAGAATGTGCTAGTGATGAGTTAAAAGTTGGCTCTGGCTTTATGGGATTGCTAGAATATGTTAAGAGTATTGATGAGGAAGAGTTAGATGGTGATAAACTTGCTCAATACGCTATTTTATGGTTTAGTTATAAAATTAGCCAAAATAAGAATATAGAGCTTATAAGAGGTACTATGTATGGCATACTTAAACAAAATGGTTGGTTTGGAGAACATAGTGATTCCATAGAAAACAGAAAAGATACGATGGAAattcattttgaatatttgaACAGACTTTATAGATTCCTTAAAGGAATATGTGAAACAATTACTAACTGTAAAGACTCTTCAACCTCCAGTAAATGTCAAGATAGTGCTAAAAAATGTTCTGGATTGTATCGCGCATGTCTTATGCAATTACCCTGGAGAGAGATTTGTAATCCATATTGTAGTGTATTgtcaaatttaaaaaaagattaTGACAAACTtagagaaaataataagaatattCCAGAATTAGAGCTCACAGAAGGATTATCCGATTGTTATGGCGAGTGTTCTAAACAAGAGAAACGGTATGAAGAATGGCTTGCTGCACAGAAGCATTTGAGTGGTGGTTCAGAAATTGTTACGCCCACCGAAGATAGTTTACCAGGTTCATCAGTAATTCCCAcaagtataaataatggaaataaaataccCTACATCGCAGTcccattaattttaataccCATTATTTTAGGAATTTCATATAAG tATTTAACACCCGTATGGCGAAAAAAGACGAAAAGAAAAgccatgaaaaaaattataaatttgagTGATCAAAAGAAAGCCTAA